The following coding sequences lie in one Ignavibacteria bacterium genomic window:
- a CDS encoding T9SS type A sorting domain-containing protein → MSWKIVTYSIIVAAFISSHATLMAQSWSFQTSPLVSGDTTEIGKVQFVSPTEGWISVGTGGRLLHSTDAGENWIMVTPFPDDTVWCSSDPAISMSWADQTHGWKINSFGSSFGTSYGVVIYQTADGGKSWQKKVLSTTKGDMGFQIQFVDVNHGWLLYFNFSTQAYTYLKTSDGGKNWAPFNGAGIFHFVDMNNGWAFYGFGMNGDQPPFKILHTTNGGTDWAEQFSDNSAGNYNAIFFPDTNNGWIVGDEGKVLKTADGGKNWNYVTNSGINPNDRSKTVFFLDANNGWISTKDENRYGVIQHTTDGGKSWTRQTTPLTNPQGGNAIFNIYFIDANNGWLTASNRKICHFTGPTGIEENNNFPNEFLLCQNYPNPFNPSTTIGYSIKKAGQVKLSVFDALGEMVAVIIDEYKPAGSYSVSFDGSSLPSGVYLYRLESGAYNASRKFVLLK, encoded by the coding sequence ATGTCCTGGAAAATTGTCACATATTCGATTATAGTTGCTGCTTTTATCTCCTCCCATGCAACTCTTATGGCTCAGTCCTGGTCTTTTCAGACAAGTCCCTTAGTTTCCGGGGATACAACGGAAATCGGTAAAGTTCAATTTGTTAGCCCCACCGAAGGCTGGATTTCAGTCGGCACTGGGGGCCGCCTGCTCCATTCAACTGATGCAGGGGAAAATTGGATAATGGTAACACCTTTTCCTGATGATACTGTCTGGTGTTCTTCTGATCCGGCAATATCCATGTCATGGGCAGATCAGACTCACGGTTGGAAAATTAATTCTTTTGGCTCCAGCTTTGGCACTTCCTACGGAGTCGTAATTTATCAAACTGCAGATGGTGGAAAATCGTGGCAAAAGAAAGTGCTTTCCACAACAAAAGGCGATATGGGTTTCCAGATTCAATTTGTTGATGTAAATCACGGATGGCTTCTGTATTTTAATTTCTCGACACAGGCATACACATATTTGAAAACTTCGGACGGCGGGAAAAATTGGGCCCCGTTTAACGGAGCCGGAATATTTCATTTTGTGGATATGAATAATGGCTGGGCATTTTATGGATTCGGTATGAATGGAGACCAGCCCCCATTCAAAATATTACATACTACAAATGGCGGTACCGATTGGGCAGAACAATTTTCTGATAACTCGGCCGGTAATTACAATGCGATCTTTTTTCCCGACACAAATAATGGATGGATTGTTGGTGATGAAGGCAAGGTTCTAAAAACTGCTGATGGCGGCAAAAACTGGAATTATGTTACTAACAGCGGAATAAACCCGAATGACCGAAGCAAAACGGTCTTCTTTCTGGATGCAAACAATGGCTGGATTTCTACCAAAGACGAAAATAGATATGGGGTTATCCAGCATACAACAGATGGCGGCAAAAGCTGGACGAGACAGACTACCCCTTTGACAAATCCACAAGGCGGTAATGCAATTTTCAACATTTATTTTATTGATGCCAATAATGGATGGTTAACTGCCAGTAATAGAAAAATATGTCACTTTACAGGACCGACAGGAATTGAGGAAAACAACAATTTTCCAAATGAGTTTTTACTGTGCCAGAATTATCCGAACCCATTCAACCCTTCAACAACAATAGGCTATTCGATTAAGAAAGCTGGTCAGGTTAAGCTCTCGGTATTTGATGCGCTAGGGGAAATGGTTGCTGTTATTAT